One window of Nitrospirota bacterium genomic DNA carries:
- a CDS encoding response regulator yields the protein MTEPEKIPVLLVDDRPENLVALEGLLEDMGLAIYKAGSGNEALGLSLKHDFAIVLMDVRMPEMDG from the coding sequence ATGACTGAACCCGAAAAGATACCGGTATTGCTGGTAGACGACCGGCCTGAGAACTTGGTTGCGCTTGAAGGACTTCTGGAGGATATGGGGCTTGCCATATACAAGGCTGGCTCGGGCAATGAAGCGCTGGGCCTCTCTTTGAAGCATGACTTTGCGATCGTGCTGATGGATGTGCGTATGCCGGAAATGGACGGGT
- a CDS encoding chemotaxis protein CheB: MHRGLRKQFCAVAAGVSMGGVEALSLLLGGLPAGFPLPLLIVHHISAASESDLAKLLKTHCAIQVKEADEEEKIMPGTAYLAPPNYHMLVERDETLALSVDQPVNFARPSVDVLFESAADVFGPGLIGIILTGAGSDGARGLKMIQDRGGLVIIQDPADAEADSMPRSALAAVRADYVLPLKEMPLLLCNLAQRQCKMTAEESQNVKELQK; encoded by the coding sequence ATGCATAGGGGACTTCGGAAGCAGTTTTGCGCCGTGGCCGCAGGGGTATCGATGGGCGGTGTGGAGGCGCTCAGTCTCCTGCTCGGCGGTCTGCCTGCCGGTTTTCCGCTTCCGCTTCTTATCGTGCACCACATAAGCGCTGCTTCAGAGAGCGATCTTGCAAAACTGCTCAAGACCCATTGTGCCATACAGGTCAAGGAGGCTGATGAAGAGGAAAAGATTATGCCCGGGACCGCTTATCTTGCGCCTCCGAATTATCATATGCTGGTTGAAAGGGATGAAACGCTGGCACTTTCCGTGGACCAGCCGGTGAATTTTGCACGGCCATCTGTTGATGTTCTCTTTGAGTCGGCTGCAGACGTATTCGGTCCCGGACTGATCGGTATTATCCTGACCGGCGCAGGCTCGGACGGAGCCAGAGGGTTAAAAATGATTCAGGACAGGGGCGGGCTTGTGATCATCCAGGACCCTGCAGATGCTGAGGCAGACTCGATGCCGCGAAGCGCACTTGCGGCGGTCAGGGCAGACTATGTTCTTCCGCTAAAAGAGATGCCGCTGCTTCTCTGCAACCTGGCACAGAGGCAGTGCAAAATGACAGCAGAGGAATCCCAGAACGTAAAGGAGCTGCAGAAATGA
- a CDS encoding protein-glutamate O-methyltransferase CheR produces the protein MELSAIEDIEIRLLLEGIFRVYGYDFREYAEASLKRRLTQWLQKNGFNSFSEAQERVLRDRKLFSGLLEGITVNVSEMFRDAQFFKAVREEVVPHLKTYPFIKIWVAGCAAGEEAYSLAILLGEEGFDGHFRIYATDINETVLQQAEEGIYPLDKMQQFTQGYQRAGGKKDFADYYTARYDRAILSQKLKNAIVFASHNLTVDAGIGEMQMILCRNLLIYFRPVLKERVLCLFDASLSNGGFLCLGMKETLSGRGISGRYREMVHGTRIYRKQYA, from the coding sequence ATGGAACTGTCGGCGATTGAAGACATTGAGATACGGCTTCTGCTGGAGGGCATCTTCCGGGTCTACGGGTATGACTTCAGGGAATATGCCGAGGCTTCCCTTAAACGGCGGCTGACGCAGTGGCTCCAGAAAAACGGTTTCAACAGTTTTTCTGAGGCGCAGGAGCGCGTGCTGCGCGACCGCAAACTGTTCAGCGGCCTGCTGGAAGGGATAACCGTAAATGTTTCGGAGATGTTTCGTGACGCTCAGTTCTTTAAGGCAGTGAGGGAGGAGGTCGTACCGCACCTCAAGACCTACCCGTTTATCAAGATATGGGTCGCAGGATGCGCAGCAGGCGAGGAAGCTTACTCCCTGGCCATTCTGCTTGGCGAGGAAGGATTTGATGGACATTTCAGGATCTATGCGACGGACATAAACGAAACGGTACTTCAGCAGGCTGAGGAGGGTATTTATCCCCTCGATAAGATGCAGCAGTTCACGCAGGGTTATCAGAGGGCCGGAGGGAAAAAGGATTTTGCCGACTATTATACCGCCCGGTATGACCGCGCCATACTGTCTCAAAAGCTCAAAAATGCCATTGTCTTTGCTTCACACAACCTGACGGTCGACGCCGGGATTGGTGAGATGCAGATGATCCTCTGCAGAAATTTATTGATTTACTTCCGGCCGGTGCTGAAGGAGCGCGTCCTCTGCCTTTTTGATGCAAGCCTCTCAAACGGCGGTTTTCTCTGCCTTGGGATGAAGGAGACTCTTTCGGGCCGCGGCATATCCGGCAGATACCGGGAAATGGTGCACGGCACACGCATCTACAGGAAGCAATATGCATAG
- a CDS encoding response regulator produces the protein DYLLKPIEPTILRSKIRVFCELYRQRRMIEMHEQQLETLVNERTAELRQANEQLQSDIAERKIAEQALERTVREWNAAMDASADVIYILDLNRCLMRANRAFYEMTGSTPEDAIGCHIAHLLHPDTESRSCPVCRAQEENRDILIALEADHPANLMRRPVEISSRFVRDRQEIPVSFMVSMHDLTHERGAQEERSKLEAQLLHAQKMESIGQLAGGVAHDFNNMLTAVIGYATLINLHATQDPVIKTYAEQILEVSDKAANLTQKLLAFSRKQTIDLKPTDLNAVVRNMEKFLRRLIGEDLELRIRLTEAELTVMADAGQLEQVIMNLCTNARDAMPKCGLLTVETGAVTIDETYLSTHLFEKPGPYALITVSDTGAGMDETTRERIFEPFFTTKDKSKGTGLGLSIVYGIVRQHKGEIHVYSEPGKGTTFRIYLPLIEGKEKLSIQKTEESHTGGTETILLAEDEEDVRRLIRTVLTLAGYTIIEAVDGVDAVTKYRENREAIQLILTDLVMPKKSGRDAYDEIRRLNPAAKFLFMSGYTSDVIQEKKLLESGIPLISKPVSPGELLRRLREELDT, from the coding sequence GATTATCTGCTGAAGCCGATCGAGCCGACAATACTCCGGAGCAAGATAAGGGTATTTTGCGAGTTATACCGCCAGCGGCGTATGATTGAGATGCACGAACAGCAGCTTGAAACACTCGTCAATGAACGCACCGCCGAACTGCGGCAGGCCAATGAGCAATTGCAGAGCGATATCGCCGAACGCAAAATCGCAGAGCAGGCCCTGGAGCGCACGGTACGTGAGTGGAACGCTGCAATGGACGCATCCGCCGATGTTATCTACATCCTTGACCTGAACCGCTGTCTGATGAGGGCCAACAGGGCATTCTATGAAATGACAGGCAGCACCCCTGAAGATGCGATCGGCTGTCACATTGCGCATCTCCTCCATCCGGATACAGAGAGCAGATCATGCCCTGTCTGCAGGGCACAGGAGGAGAACCGGGATATCCTTATTGCCCTTGAGGCTGACCATCCGGCTAATTTGATGAGACGGCCTGTTGAGATCAGCTCACGGTTTGTCAGAGACAGGCAGGAAATTCCGGTGAGCTTTATGGTGAGCATGCATGATCTCACCCATGAACGGGGCGCCCAGGAAGAGAGATCGAAACTTGAAGCCCAGCTTCTTCATGCACAGAAGATGGAATCGATAGGACAACTTGCCGGTGGCGTAGCCCACGACTTCAATAATATGCTGACGGCAGTTATTGGTTATGCAACCCTGATAAATCTGCATGCAACCCAGGACCCAGTGATAAAAACCTATGCAGAACAGATACTTGAAGTCTCAGATAAGGCCGCCAATCTGACACAAAAACTTCTTGCATTCAGCAGAAAGCAGACAATAGACCTCAAACCGACCGACCTGAACGCGGTGGTACGAAACATGGAGAAGTTTCTCCGGCGGCTCATCGGAGAGGATCTTGAACTCAGGATACGCCTGACAGAGGCAGAGCTGACGGTCATGGCTGACGCGGGGCAATTGGAGCAGGTCATCATGAACCTCTGCACGAACGCCCGGGACGCGATGCCAAAATGCGGACTCCTCACCGTAGAGACAGGAGCCGTTACGATTGACGAGACATACCTCAGCACCCACCTGTTTGAAAAGCCAGGTCCTTACGCACTTATCACGGTGAGTGATACCGGTGCAGGAATGGATGAGACGACAAGGGAGCGGATATTTGAACCGTTCTTCACCACAAAGGACAAGAGTAAAGGCACCGGCCTGGGTCTCTCTATCGTGTATGGTATCGTCAGGCAGCATAAGGGTGAAATACATGTGTACAGCGAACCTGGCAAAGGAACTACCTTCAGGATATACCTGCCTCTGATAGAAGGAAAAGAGAAGTTATCGATACAGAAGACAGAAGAATCTCACACAGGAGGCACGGAGACTATTTTGCTTGCCGAGGATGAGGAAGACGTCAGAAGACTGATCCGGACTGTGCTGACACTGGCCGGGTACACGATCATCGAAGCGGTCGACGGCGTGGATGCGGTGACGAAATACCGGGAAAACAGGGAGGCGATTCAGTTGATACTTACTGACCTGGTAATGCCGAAGAAGAGCGGCAGGGATGCATATGATGAAATACGCAGGCTTAATCCGGCTGCAAAGTTCCTCTTCATGAGCGGATATACTTCGGACGTGATACAGGAGAAGAAGCTCCTGGAAAGCGGAATACCCCTGATCTCCAAGCCGGTATCTCCCGGCGAACTGTTGAGAAGGCTCAGGGAAGAGCTGGATACCTAA
- a CDS encoding response regulator, producing MTEPEKIPVLLVDDRPENLVALEGLLEDMGLAIYKAGSGNEALGLSLKHDFAIVLMDVRMPEMDG from the coding sequence ATGACTGAACCCGAAAAGATACCGGTATTGCTGGTAGACGACCGGCCTGAGAACCTGGTTGCGCTTGAAGGACTTCTGGAGGATATGGGGCTTGCCATATACAAGGCTGGCTCGGGCAATGAAGCGCTGGGCCTCTCTTTGAAGCATGACTTTGCGATCGTGCTGATGGATGTGCGTATGCCGGAAATGGACGGGT